In Chaetodon auriga isolate fChaAug3 chromosome 7, fChaAug3.hap1, whole genome shotgun sequence, a genomic segment contains:
- the LOC143323404 gene encoding extracellular calcium-sensing receptor-like has protein sequence MVKFQFNILLVTKGNQSHKCKIIPGSMSLPVLEKKGDIILGGLFSLHDMVVEPRLSFTSTPPPTQCTRFNFRTFRWMQTMIFAIEEINRDGKLLPNITLGYKICDSCSTPHQALKAAMQLVRSEKDPGIEGEIQSKETCHKTVPVVIGDGGSTQSLVVARFLGVFHVPQVSYFSSCACLSDKKEFPAFFRTMPSDFFQVYALVQLVKHFGWTWVGVIAGDDAYGRGGANIFANEVRKLGACVALHEIIPKNRAQTAISSIISKIRSSGARVILVFAVEQDAAALFDEVLRQGLTGIQWLASEAWSTAAVLSAPKKYHHILQGSMGFAIRRAHIPGLQDFLLRLHPLSPDALEDPFLIPFWEEVFQCSLAEHEGQERNIEGKPPCSGAEELGNVKNIYSDVSQLRISYNVYKAVYAIVHALKAMRSCVNGKGPFPLQACPDIGNIQPWQLLHYITQVEHLNSFGDEIKFDENGDPAAMYDLVNWQLTQNGKIEYVTIGKFDETTTAGKQKLQIQEQNIVWNGNQTKVPLSVCSSICPPGSRKAIRPHFPICCHDCVVCTAGEISNQTDAIECVRCLPEFWSNAERTACVPKQVDFLSFGDTMGITLMAISLMGSFCTCVVVFIFTYHRTTPIVRANNSELSFLLLFSLTLCFLCSLTFIGRPSEWSCMLRRTAFGITFVLCISCILGKTIVVLMAFKATLPGSNVMKWFGPAQQKAIITICTLVQVIICTVWLIVAPPTPRQLTPRKSAIVILLCDEGSPIAFALVLGYIGLLASLCLLLAFLARKLPDNFNEARLITFSMLIFCAVWVAFVPAYISSPGKYSTVTEVFAILASSYGLLGCIFAPKCYIILLRPEKNTRKHLMSKAVIDKF, from the exons ATGGTCAAGTTCCAGTTTAACATCCTGCTGGTCACAAAGGGAA ACCAGAGccacaaatgcaaaataatcCCAGGTTCTATGTCCCTGCCTGTGCTGGAGAAAAAGGGGGACATCATCTTAGGGGGACTCTTCTCCCTTCATGACATGGTGGTGGAGCCCAGACTGTCCTTCACCTCCACGCCTCCTCCCACACAGTGCACCAG ATTTAACTTTCGGACATTTCGTTGGATGCAAACTATGATCTTTGCCATCGAGGAGATCAACAGAGATGGCAAACTCCTTCCCAACATCACATTGGGCTACAAGATCTGTGATTCATGCAGTACACCTCATCAGGCTCTGAAGGCTGCTATGCAGTTAGTGAGGAGTGAGAAGGATCCAGGGATTGAAGGGGAGATACAGAGTAAAGAGACCTGTCATAAGACTGTACCAGTAGTAATAGGAGATGGAGGCTCTACGCAGTCTCTCGTTGTGGCCCGTTTCCTGGGAGTCTTCCATGTGCCCCAG GTGAGTTATTTCTCCAGCTGTGCCTGTTTAAGTGATAAAAAGGAGTTTCCTGCCTTTTTCAGGACCATGCCCAGCGACTTCTTTCAG GTATATGCACTAGTACAACTTGTTAAGCATTTTGGCTGGACTTGGGTGGGTGTGATTGCAGGGGATGATGCCTATGGCCGTGGTGGAGCTAACATCTTTGCCAATGAG GTCAGAAAGTTAGGTGCTTGTGTTGCCCTCCATGAGATCATTCCTAAGAACCGAGCACAGACTGCAATTTCATCTATCATTTCCAAGATCCGTTCCTCTGGGGCTCGGGTGATTCTAGTGTTTGCTGTGGAACAAGATGCAGCTGCGTTGTTTGATGAAGTACTCAG ACAGGGGCTCACTGGGATACAGTGGTTGGCCAGCGAAGCTTGGAGcacagctgctgtcctctccGCCCCCAAAAAGTACCACCACATCCTGCAGGGTTCTATGGGATTTGCCATTCGCAGAGCACACATCCCTGGATTGCAAGACTTTCTGCTCCGCTTGCATCCCTTGAGCCCAGATGCCCTTGAAGATCCCTTCCTGATACCCTTCTGGGAGGAAGTGTTTCAATGTAGCCTGGCTGAGCATGAAGGTCAAGAACGTAATATTGAGGGTAAACCTCCATGCTCTGGAGCCGAAGAGCTGGGGAATGTTAAGAATATCTATTCAGATGTGTCACAGCTAAGGATTTCCTACAATGTCTATAAGGCAGTGTATGCCATTGTCCATGCACTCAAGGCTATGAGAAGCTGTGTGAACGGAAAAGGGCCATTTCCTCTGCAGGCCTGTCCAGATATAGGGAATATACAACCATGGCAG CTACTTCATTACATAACACAGGTGGAACACTTGAACTCATTCGGTGATGAAATCAAGTTTGATGAGAACGGTGACCCTGCAGCCATGTATGACCTGGTTAACTGGCAGCTGACACAAAACGGAAAAATAGAATATGTCACTATTGGCAAGTTTGATGAGACAaccacagctggaaaacaaaaactccAGATACAGGAACAGAACATTGTATGGAATGGCAACCAAACCAAA GTTCCCTTGTCAGTATGCAGCAGCATTTGTCCTCCAGGTAGCCGGAAGGCAATCAGACCTCACTTCCCTATCTGCTGCCATGATTGTGTGGTTTGTACAGCTGGGGAGATTAGCAATCAGACTG aTGCCATAGAGTGTGTGCGTTGCCTGCCAGAGTTCTGGTCCAATGCTGAGAGGACAGCCTGTGTCCCCAAACAGGTGGATTTCCTCTCCTTTGGTGACACCATGGGCATCACACTGATGGCTATTTCCCTCATGGGTTCCTTCTGTACCTGTGTTGTGGTGTTCATCTTCACCTATCACAGGACCACCCCTATTGTCAGGGCCAACAACTCTGAGCTGagtttcctgctgctcttctccttgactctgtgtttcctgtgttctctgACCTTCATCGGCCGGCCCTCTGAGTGGTCCTGCATGCTGCGACGCACAGCGTTCGGCATCACCTTTgtcctctgcatctcttgtATTCTGGGGAAAACTATTGTAGTGCTAATGGCCTTCAAGGCTACACTTCCAGGCAGCAATGTGATGAAATGGTTTGGTCCTGCACAGCAAAAGGCAATCATTACCATTTGTACACTGGTCCAG GTAATCATCTGTACAGTGTGGCTGATTGTTGCTCCACCCACTCCACGCCAACTGACACCACGCAAGAGCGCTATTGTCATACTTTTGTGTGATGAAGGTTCACCCATAGCGTTTGCTCTTGTGCTGGGCTACATTGGCCTGCTGGCCAGCCTTTGCCTCCTCTTGGCCTTTCTGGCAAGGAAACTCCCAGATAACTTCAATGAGGCCAGACTTATCACCTTCAGCATGCTCATTTTTTGTGCAGTGTGGGTAGCCTTTGTTCCCGCCTACATCAGCTCTCCAGGGAAGTACTCCACAGTCACAGAGGTGTTTGCTATCTTGGCTTCCAGTTATGGACTACTGGGCTGCATCTTTGCACCAAAGTGCTACATAATCCTGCTAAGGCCAGAAAAGAATACAAGGAAACACCTTATGTCCAAAGCTGTCATTGACAAATTTTAG